The segment atggggtggggtggctacagagcagggccggctccaagcaccagcggaggaagcacgtgcctggggtggcacatgcttggggcggcacaatccgggcggctttttttttttttgcttcggcagttcgggtggcttttttttttctttctttctttcttggggcggcaaaaatggtagagccggccctgctacagAGATACCACCCAGCAGCAGGAGTATCCATAGCAATTCTGGCTGATTCAGCCAGAATTCCTCTAAAGTCTCATGGAGACTGTGCCAGAGTTCTGCCACCCTTTTACATGGTACAATGTGCCTTCTCCATTACCACTCACCAGCTCAGCTCTGATTTCACTTTTCACTTTCCCTTTGAGGAAATGAATCCCAAGTAAAATTACACCTGGCCCTGTGCCAGAGTACACAGAGCATGGGATGGTTTAGAGTCACCTTGTAACCCCTCTGCAGTTTTGCACCCAGGCAGGGCCAATCACAATCTGGCCCCTTGTTTTCTCTGCAGGATGGCATCTTTACCAATAAAATACGTACTATCTTGGTGTGGAACATCACTTTGGAAATGAGGCAAGAGTGTTAACAACTGAGTTATACTGACACTGTGTGGAGACATTGGGGAAGGGGAAATGAAATCATTTGGATCAACTGTGGCTTTTGAATTCACAGTAATAGTAAATCTGCAGAAGCTGAAATTTAATTCCAAAAATATGTATCTAGAACAGTAGAAAATTATAGCACGAATAtctgcaaaaaaagaaagaaaggtcacTGCTTTATCATGGACAAGGTATTAAAGAAACACACTAGAAAATAACTATTTACCTCTCATCAGGTTATCCTGACATTTCTGGCATCTCTCATGAAACTGTGGGCATCCGGATGAATTCTGACGGAGCTCTTTACACAGAGCTCTCTTGTGTCCTGGTATGATCTTTGAAAACATGCCACTTTTGTCAGAATCTAGAGTGAATGTACAGTATAAagtaagcccactgaagttagggGCCTGTTGATACCTTCTTATTGCTGTTTCCTACTCCATTGTTTTTTCAATAAAACTTCCAGGCCTGAATTCAAAATGAGTGAGCATAAGACCAGAACAATAGTAACCAAAACATGCTTCCCTTGAAACAGTATGTGTCACTATCATATGATCCCTTATAAAAATATACCAAATTATTCTGCATGAAGAGTCCAAAACACTACCTATAGTGCTTTGGACTATTACTGTAGAACATGGTTCTCAATCCGCAGGTTGCGACTTCCAAGGATGTAATTAACTGGTCAAGAGGGGTTGCAACCACTGTCCCTTTATTTACTGCTAGATAAGAGTGGGCTCACAAAACTGATTACTGTGATAATATGCAGTCAATTATATGGAAAGATTGAGAAGCACTGCTGTAGAGTAATCTATTTTAGACAAGTACTAGTATATATTTAGTTTAAATAATGATTGTTTCTCCTTTaacattattaaaatataaagAATATTTTTATATGTACTCTTGAAATTCTTTCATATTTTGGACTCAAGATTGTGTCCATTAAAACTAAAACTCCCTTTTCTTTTTAGAGAGCTCAGTTTTCCTTGTAGAAGTATATCTGgaatatttttccctttcttgtctatttaaagaaaaaagctgTCAGGGAGTTCATACCAAACTATTCATATTCATGGGTTGCAAAAGAGAGTCCATGCACTGACACTTTTCTGAGTTATGTACTTTCATTTGAAATTgcctttaaaaaattaatatctTCCATAGTTGTTTGCTCTTTGTGGCTCAAAAGATtcaaccaacagaagttggtcgaaTAAatgatattacttcacctacaTTGTCTCTTTAAAATACTGAAACATGCAAATGTACTTACTTTTTTAGTTGGTCCCTTCAGTCTGCCAACCAATACATCATCAGATGTCATTTATTAGGCTACTTGTTGGCTTTGATTCTGCTAAAATGGAGGTCTTTTAATAAAAAAGGTATATGTACCCAAAATGtataataatatattttaaattatttaagatacacctctatcccgatataacgctgtcctcgggagccaaaaaatcttgcctcgttataggtgaaaccgcgttatatcgaacttgctttgatccgccagagtgcacagccctgcccccccggagcactgctttactgcgttatatccgaattcgcgttatatcaggtcacattatatcggggtaaaggtgtattttAAAGAACCATGACATGGTTTCAGATCTTGTCCTAAAAGATCTAAACTCTTGGTGAGTAATTTTAAAAACCAATATGCTAGAGGCCAAAGCTAAAAGTTGTCCATTCCAATAATTTAGAAACATGAGTTTTGCTCTACCGGAGTGTATCATTGGATCATCTTGTCTGGTATTATGCCTCCAGTGGTGGCCTATATCTTTGATGCTTCAGAGTGAGGCAAATCAAGTCTTATAAACAAATGCTCCTGGCCAATTGTATAACTGCCTGGCTCAACATGTGGCTGTTTGATACATATGCTGCACATGATGTCAGCTAATTCAGTGAgaaagcaactaactaaaagcaCTCCCCAATCCACaccttttttgtgtttgttttatagtGCACAAAGCTACAGAAAGTTACTGAGGACAGAGAGCAAAGCTCTCGTCTTTCTCTCCCCGGTTGCTATACCTTATTCTGATCAGCTTTGCAACCCAAAGTTGCACTCTGTTTTTGCAAAGAATTACTGCTGCAGAAAGTTTGACTATCTCCTCTGCATGGTTATAAATGGAATGCGGGAGGTGTCAACAGCCTGTCTTATGATGCtctcttccaccccccacccttgaaaactgttgtcatcccctcaaaaacaaacaaacttagcTGTCCTAAATGAAATTCTTCCCATTTGCTGGAGCACTTCATGTCTTTGTTTCTTGTTGGCACATTAGATGCCTGTTACAGCTACAAGCAGGTCTCACAGCTGACTGGCACATCTATTTCCTTACATTTTGTGAGGGCTGGTGACGTGTCTTAACCTTTTAGGAGCAATGGAAGCACATCAGCACAATATGTGGTTCTTCCTGACTAATGTTGAGATCAGATTTGTCAGTCAGCCACATGAAAATCCAAATCTGCACTGAACACCCAGGAATTCCTGCAAATGCTTTGAGAATTATTATAGGAATCAGGCTCCGTGGAGACAGTAGCATAAGCCCTTAACTAGCATTCTATGGACCTGGAGGATTTGGcattctctctttttattttattattccaaATTTTAATTTGGCCAACAAAGTTATGTTTGACCCATATCTGCTTATCTAAGAGGGCTTTCAGACCTTCACACAACATGTGTTATGCTATTTATAGCCTCAAACAATTCTTAACCATTTAATAACTATTGCTAACACTTGTGAAAGTTTGATGTTATTGGTACCAAAGTCTGTTTTAACTTCTTCTAACACTTGCCTTTGGCTTGTTCTGGCAAATCTCTTGTACTGTCTGTGTATTCATCAAATGCTTCAGTAATCACCTCGCTGATACCTTCAAACAGAGTCTTGCTGAAGTCAAAAAATATCTGAAGGAAGCCTGGCATACCCAAGTCTTTCTGAAAACCACTGTTTCTTATAGGCTCCTCGGGGAAAGCAGGCATATAGTAGGGCTCAGTTAGGTCCAGATCAGAcatgaaatatatttgaaaagattGATCAAATTCTTTTTGCATCTGTTTGAAAAAAGCAAAGCTTTTATCAAATATTGTGCTCACATCCGATAACAGCTGGCTAAATAAATCTTCCATTTGTACTAACTGGGCATCTTCCTTCTCAGGCTTTTCATTTAACTGGAGATCTTTTTCTTGATCTTCATGAAAAGTAAAAGTAAATGGAGACATTTTCCTGAAAAAATCTTCAACCTGTATATGCAAAAATATATTGACTGTCAGACAAGTTATCAGATCTTCATCCTCTCAGGGCAGCTGCTATAAAGAATTTCTTCAAATGTTTAGAGATAAAGGGAATGCATCCCCAATATCTAGCCCATTTTCCAAACTATAGTCTATATTCTAAAGACTATTGAGAAATTAGTCAACAGGGTGTTAATATTTACACTAAATCCCACTAAAGAGGATGCCAGTCTTTGAACCAGTTGGCCTCTAATCTACTGAGCCATTCGGTTTGTGTTAATAGTTGCGACAGGGCCCCAAAATTAAATTTGGGCATCACCTAACAAATACTTTGGTCTTCATCTGGGAATCACCTTTGTGAGCTGCATTATAGTAATATAGTAAATACATGTTGAACAGAAGGCAATTGTTCTTTCTCTTCTGTTCAGACATCAACAATTCTCTCACCAAGGCCCAAACCCTCAAGTTCTTACTCAGGCTACaacctttgaaatcagtggatgaTTGGCCCAAGAAAGAACTAAGTAAAGTCTTCGGAATTTGGCCTCAAATACACTTTGcttccttgtttttaaatttgttttttatcAATATAAGTTTGTCATTACAACTACCAATGTGAGGGCTTCATTGAACCCATAGAGTTCACCATGGAGATTACCAAAATAATGCCAAAGACAAGCATGAtgccccagtgtgtgtgtgtatttaaagtAGGATACGACTCTAAAAAAATTACTTTGTAAAAATGGCATGATGGGGTTTCAAGTTTATTGTCTCTCAGTGCCTTTCAGAACAATTGTGCTCTTTTAAccagtaaaaaataaatagcaaacATGCCCTTGGAGTTGAAAAGCAAACTGTGTTCTTTCTGAGTTGTGCATTATCATCAGTAACTCTGGCTAACTGAGGGGTATTCAGGTGAAATTAAGGTGTAATTAAAATGTATGCTTTGGGGTAAAGATTTTGCAGTTAGGATTTAgataacaattctgttgatgatgaaCATGCCAAGAAAGAATCTTTTCTCTCAGAACTGTGTTGGCTCTGAAGTGCTAACAGGAGTTAAAAGTAGTAAAAAAACGTATCTTTGCTTCAAAAGTAGTAGACATGACATGGAATAAACACATGAAGGAGAGCTGTTGTGTAGGAAGATGCAGTTTTTTAAATGGTCACTTTACTGATCATAACCACAGTTTAAGATGTGTTGTTtctcagaagaaaaacaaaagtggcATTTTTCACAAATAATTACTGAACATCTTAACTCAAATTCTACTGTGGGTTGCATCattataaatctggagtaattccactgaagcaaATTACTCCATtatttcagtggagtcactccagagTTATACCAGTGTCACAGAACAGGCTCAATGTGCAGTGATCTGAAGCCAAATGAGATCTGTTCCGCCCAAGTCCACAGTTCCAGATCCCAATATCTAATTGTTTTTGATAACCCAATAATAATGGCATATCTGCCCATTTGAGAAAACAAGATGTACTCACTTAAAAGGGTTAGGTGAAGCAGCAACTAAAGGCAGAGTGCTTGCCGGAGGCTGACTTTCTTCTTACCTTACTTGTAAATGTTGACAGACCTTGCTGGCAGGTTGTATAAAATCTCATGCAGTTACTTTCTAAACAAGTTTTACATTCATCCCAGAGATTTCTCAGAGACACCTGACATTGTCTTTCTTCTTCCTCTAATTGTTCTTTCACTTCGTCCATAAGCCTCAGAGCTTCCTAATTGAGAAAAAGGTTCACAATTTGTTCACTTAATTAATTCCAGTTTTCACATTAGTGAAACACTCATCCCAGCCCACCAGTAATTAAATTCTCTGTAGTTATTTGTGGTTTATCCTTCGTCCCTAACAAAGGGCCAGCTAGCCCCTCTGCCTGAATTGCATGTGGAGGAGGCTGGTGGAAACTCTGTAAAGTTCCCCTTACGATAGTTTCCCTGATGTCTTTCCCTTAGCGGACATAGCCCACGAAACCCGGTAGATCTCTGAGATCCATTTCTGTCTCAGAGGGTGTGCTGAGGCCAAGGCTATGGAGAGGCCCCAGTTCAGCCCCTCATGCCTATAACCTCAAATTTTTATTTTCCCATACAGTATTCCAGAACATTCTCCCATTTAGCTAATATTCCCTTTTGTTCCATTTGTTAATACTGCATTCCTTTAGCCCAAATATTTCAGTGATCTAAGCTCCTGCTGTCTGTAAACTCCTTCTTTATAAAGAAATATGGAGAAGTATTGAATTTCCCCTCTATTGGCTTTTATTGATTAAAAGCCTGGAGTGAGAGC is part of the Chrysemys picta bellii isolate R12L10 chromosome 2, ASM1138683v2, whole genome shotgun sequence genome and harbors:
- the CLUL1 gene encoding clusterin-like protein 1 — translated: MKSCWLFLIYLLWLRGHQCPPIKEEEINPWEHLKILSEVGEKYVDEEVKKALVGIKQMKVMMERNEDKHVHLMKTLKKSSGEKQEALRLMDEVKEQLEEEERQCQVSLRNLWDECKTCLESNCMRFYTTCQQGLSTFTSKVEDFFRKMSPFTFTFHEDQEKDLQLNEKPEKEDAQLVQMEDLFSQLLSDVSTIFDKSFAFFKQMQKEFDQSFQIYFMSDLDLTEPYYMPAFPEEPIRNSGFQKDLGMPGFLQIFFDFSKTLFEGISEVITEAFDEYTDSTRDLPEQAKDSDKSGMFSKIIPGHKRALCKELRQNSSGCPQFHERCQKCQDNLMRDCPNVPELHIKFDEAFKLVNVSGEQYEQILQVIQRHTEDTSYLLSKMKERFGWVSELSNMTIGPENIFNIVKVSPSVQGTDSSSLNETVVHVNILTSPTFTIKVPHDLVIGSSEFIEYVAGKALQLYKQNF